A single genomic interval of halophilic archaeon DL31 harbors:
- a CDS encoding Sec-independent periplasmic protein translocase (PFAM: Sec-independent periplasmic protein translocase~KEGG: hvo:HVO_0185 twin arginine translocation system subunit TatCt) yields the protein MSSALDDDTQRALADGRDTVAAMLRSAQKDLQKVFIVFLIGFLGAFYALRLYVWEYLRGVTTERMDQATTEQFDIIAQTPFDVILLQAKIALVVGIVFGIPALIYFSRDALRERDLWPQAPVPIWKLVGILLMSGVLFAGGLAYGYLLFFPIMFEFLAGNALAAGFAPYWSIVKWTEFIFLLTVSFGLAAQMPLAITALSYTEIVPYEQFRDKWRYAVVAIFVFGAIFSPPDPFTQILWAAPLVGLYGFSLYVAKFAVTMRRGSERLEVREVAARNWNLLAGLLVGGVALTWAFYQVGAREAFNSALAAAGSSLAVAALSEMLTLVAGIAVGLFLAVLGLLYAAYVELESMVGPDGEMGDPTGIDLESLDEAGVRAAPIQAFQAMSEPEALQAAEAAIDDGHHAKAQAILDRFDEANEPDPDALEPAAYESDPLFTPVSVVGAVQRGSGWVDWGERVRQLWNLLAGVAVLVFVLGYALLGYPAEVQSLLTRVGFGITVPTSGLSQTAAAGAVAAGTLVLVGLLVGGYYLLASYFAGSDPTALDVHTLSTEELERAPPATFAALEEPYANFLANQALEAGDGQRGRLILDRFDDAHASPEGETEEEDDEPGSMGDRTQRAGSTFLEELTDGETDEDDIGGYYRDIRYIFDAVTSGAFWIVGTFMAVLAATFAWLYTGGIGEVYAGFLARVPGQVLKPGQTASEAAKVIALHPVEALVFEVKFSALIAGLTVLPMIAYFAWPALRDQGFVRGRRQVIFGWAGLLLAGLIGGLVFGYLYVAPTIISFLVEDALAANMAISYRITDFFWLIFFTTAGIGLLADIPMLMVLLNTIGVSYGAMRSRWREVMVGIMVFAALFTPSDIITMFLVTVPLMVAYGVGLGVLSVLTLGGRRNLAKPTIRRKEDDVTVESP from the coding sequence GTCCAGCGCGCTCGACGACGACACCCAGCGCGCACTCGCCGACGGCCGGGATACCGTCGCTGCGATGCTCCGATCAGCCCAGAAGGACCTCCAGAAGGTCTTCATCGTTTTCCTCATCGGCTTCCTCGGCGCGTTCTACGCCCTCCGGCTCTACGTCTGGGAGTACCTCCGCGGGGTTACGACCGAGCGGATGGACCAGGCCACCACAGAGCAGTTCGACATCATCGCCCAGACGCCATTCGACGTCATCCTGCTCCAAGCGAAGATTGCACTCGTGGTCGGCATCGTCTTCGGCATCCCGGCCCTCATCTACTTCTCTCGAGACGCGCTCAGAGAGCGGGATCTCTGGCCCCAAGCGCCGGTCCCGATTTGGAAACTGGTCGGTATCCTCCTGATGTCGGGGGTCCTGTTTGCTGGCGGGCTGGCCTACGGCTACCTGCTCTTTTTCCCCATCATGTTCGAGTTCCTCGCGGGCAACGCGCTCGCGGCGGGGTTTGCTCCCTACTGGTCCATCGTGAAGTGGACAGAGTTCATCTTCCTGCTCACCGTCTCCTTCGGGCTGGCTGCCCAGATGCCGCTGGCCATCACGGCGCTCTCCTACACCGAAATCGTCCCCTACGAGCAGTTCCGCGATAAGTGGCGCTACGCCGTCGTCGCCATCTTCGTCTTCGGCGCCATCTTCTCGCCGCCAGACCCGTTCACCCAGATTCTCTGGGCGGCGCCGCTGGTGGGGCTCTACGGCTTCAGCCTCTATGTGGCGAAGTTCGCCGTGACGATGCGCCGCGGCAGCGAGCGGCTTGAGGTGCGCGAGGTTGCTGCCCGCAACTGGAACCTGCTCGCGGGGCTGCTGGTCGGTGGTGTTGCCCTGACGTGGGCGTTCTACCAGGTCGGTGCCCGCGAGGCGTTCAACAGCGCCCTCGCGGCGGCGGGCAGCAGCCTCGCCGTTGCCGCGCTGAGCGAGATGTTAACGCTCGTCGCCGGGATCGCCGTCGGTCTCTTCCTCGCCGTGCTCGGCCTGCTCTACGCCGCCTACGTTGAGCTCGAATCGATGGTCGGCCCGGACGGTGAGATGGGTGACCCGACGGGCATCGACCTCGAATCGCTGGACGAGGCTGGTGTGCGCGCCGCGCCCATCCAAGCGTTCCAGGCGATGAGCGAGCCCGAGGCGTTGCAGGCCGCCGAAGCCGCCATCGACGACGGTCACCACGCGAAGGCCCAGGCCATCCTCGACCGGTTCGACGAAGCCAACGAACCCGACCCCGACGCCCTCGAACCGGCGGCCTACGAGAGCGACCCGCTGTTCACGCCGGTTTCGGTGGTCGGCGCGGTACAGCGTGGGAGCGGCTGGGTCGACTGGGGCGAACGTGTCCGACAGCTCTGGAACCTGCTGGCTGGTGTCGCCGTCCTGGTGTTCGTCCTCGGCTACGCCCTGCTGGGCTACCCGGCCGAGGTCCAGTCGCTGCTTACCCGGGTCGGCTTCGGAATCACCGTGCCAACGAGCGGACTGAGTCAGACTGCCGCTGCAGGCGCCGTCGCCGCCGGGACGCTCGTTCTCGTCGGCCTCCTCGTCGGTGGCTACTACCTGCTCGCGAGCTACTTCGCGGGGAGTGACCCGACAGCACTCGACGTTCACACGCTCTCGACCGAGGAACTCGAACGAGCACCGCCAGCGACGTTCGCGGCGCTGGAGGAGCCGTATGCCAACTTCCTCGCAAATCAGGCACTGGAGGCGGGCGACGGGCAGCGCGGGCGACTCATCCTGGACCGGTTCGACGACGCCCACGCGAGCCCCGAGGGAGAGACCGAAGAGGAGGACGACGAGCCGGGCAGTATGGGCGACCGGACCCAGCGCGCCGGGAGCACGTTCCTCGAGGAGCTGACCGACGGCGAAACCGACGAGGACGACATCGGCGGCTACTACCGCGACATCCGCTACATCTTCGATGCGGTCACTTCCGGCGCATTCTGGATCGTCGGCACGTTCATGGCCGTGCTCGCGGCCACGTTTGCGTGGCTCTACACCGGCGGTATCGGCGAGGTGTACGCCGGCTTCCTCGCCCGAGTGCCCGGCCAGGTGCTCAAACCCGGACAGACCGCGAGCGAGGCGGCGAAAGTCATCGCACTCCACCCAGTCGAGGCGCTGGTGTTCGAAGTGAAGTTCTCCGCACTGATCGCCGGGCTGACGGTGCTGCCGATGATTGCCTACTTCGCGTGGCCCGCGCTCCGTGACCAGGGGTTCGTCCGAGGCCGGCGGCAGGTGATCTTCGGCTGGGCGGGCCTGCTCCTCGCTGGGCTGATCGGTGGCCTGGTGTTCGGCTACCTCTACGTCGCCCCGACGATCATCTCGTTCCTGGTCGAGGACGCGTTGGCGGCGAACATGGCCATCAGCTACCGCATCACGGATTTCTTCTGGCTCATCTTCTTCACCACCGCCGGCATCGGCCTGCTGGCGGATATCCCGATGTTGATGGTGCTGTTGAACACAATCGGCGTCTCCTACGGCGCGATGCGCTCGCGCTGGCGGGAGGTGATGGTCGGTATCATGGTGTTCGCCGCGCTGTTCACCCCGTCCGACATCATCACGATGTTCCTCGTGACGGTGCCGCTGATGGTCGCCTACGGCGTCGGCTTGGGCGTGCTCTCGGTGCTCACGCTCGGCGGCCGGCGCAACTTGGCCAAACCCACCATACGCCGGAAAGAGGACGACGTGACCGTCGAGTCGCCCTGA
- a CDS encoding putative transcriptional regulator, CopG/Arc/MetJ family (KEGG: hla:Hlac_2923 putative transcriptional regulator, CopG/Arc/MetJ family): MAKVSVEIPNELLADLDEHVGDEGKFVNRSDAIRASIRKTLDTLDDIDQRHGRLEDEDGSEAGAE; encoded by the coding sequence ATGGCCAAGGTTTCCGTCGAGATCCCCAACGAACTGCTCGCGGACTTAGACGAGCACGTCGGCGATGAAGGGAAGTTCGTGAACCGGAGCGACGCCATCCGGGCGTCCATTCGCAAGACGCTGGACACGCTGGACGATATCGACCAGCGCCACGGCCGTCTCGAGGACGAGGACGGCTCGGAGGCTGGCGCCGAATGA
- a CDS encoding protein of unknown function DUF165 (KEGG: htu:Htur_0431 hypothetical protein~TIGRFAM: Protein of unknown function DUF165~PFAM: Protein of unknown function DUF165) — MNAERRPLPVERLVLAALFVTALVTAQLTAAKLLAFGLPVSIPVAGPALVLPGAALAYALTFFASDCYAELYGRSAAQELVNVAFAMNFVVLLLVQSTIAAPGANPEFAGTFATVLGASTNIVAGSLLAYIVSQNWDVLVFHRIREYTNGSKLWLRNIGSTATSQLLDTVIFVGVAFAVLPALGVGAELGLPLTAAAGPSIAALVVGQYVFKLGIAVVDTPFVYAVVRIARGREATERRLFAD; from the coding sequence ATGAACGCCGAGCGACGTCCACTCCCCGTCGAGCGGCTCGTACTCGCCGCACTGTTCGTCACCGCGTTGGTCACGGCCCAACTCACCGCCGCCAAGCTGCTGGCGTTCGGGCTCCCGGTCTCCATCCCGGTCGCGGGCCCTGCGTTAGTGCTCCCGGGCGCCGCGCTCGCGTACGCACTGACGTTCTTCGCCTCAGACTGCTACGCCGAACTCTACGGCCGTAGCGCGGCCCAGGAGCTGGTCAACGTCGCGTTCGCGATGAACTTCGTCGTGCTCCTGCTCGTGCAGTCAACCATCGCCGCTCCCGGAGCGAACCCCGAGTTCGCCGGGACGTTCGCGACCGTGCTGGGTGCCTCAACCAACATCGTCGCCGGGAGCCTGCTCGCCTATATCGTCTCCCAGAACTGGGACGTGCTCGTCTTCCACCGCATCCGGGAGTACACTAACGGCTCGAAGCTCTGGCTTCGCAACATCGGCTCGACGGCCACAAGCCAGCTGCTGGACACCGTCATCTTCGTCGGCGTCGCGTTCGCGGTGCTGCCGGCGCTCGGTGTCGGGGCTGAACTCGGCCTCCCGCTGACGGCTGCCGCGGGCCCCAGCATCGCCGCGCTGGTCGTCGGCCAGTACGTGTTCAAGCTGGGTATCGCCGTCGTCGACACGCCGTTTGTCTACGCAGTCGTTCGGATCGCCCGCGGCCGCGAAGCCACGGAGCGTCGGCTGTTCGCAGACTAA
- a CDS encoding Ribosomal RNA large subunit methyltransferase E (KEGG: hla:Hlac_0434 ribosomal RNA methyltransferase RrmJ/FtsJ~HAMAP: Ribosomal RNA large subunit methyltransferase E~PFAM: Ribosomal RNA methyltransferase RrmJ/FtsJ; Deoxyribonuclease/rho motif-related TRAM), with protein sequence MGSKDDYYNRAKQQGYRARSAYKLKQLDEEATLFEEGDTVVDLGAAPGGWLQVAAEKVGPQGRVVGVDFQSIDDLEPHQVKTMRGDMTEEQTRDRLRRELGVEDDERVVDVVISDMAPNMTGEYELDHARSVHLARTAFETALKYLKPDSDFVVKVFQGRDLDEFRSDVEAEFQYVRTIAPPASRDASSEVYLVGKGYTDVPVTEGDTLTVDITDTGGEGDGIAKVKGYTLFVGGAEKGETVEVTVTDVKPKFGFAERVD encoded by the coding sequence ATGGGTAGCAAGGACGATTACTACAACCGAGCCAAACAGCAGGGCTACCGCGCCCGCTCGGCGTACAAGCTGAAGCAGCTCGACGAGGAGGCCACCCTCTTCGAGGAGGGCGACACCGTTGTTGACCTCGGCGCCGCCCCCGGCGGTTGGCTGCAGGTCGCAGCGGAGAAAGTCGGTCCCCAGGGCCGGGTCGTCGGCGTCGACTTCCAGTCGATCGACGACCTCGAGCCCCATCAAGTGAAGACAATGCGCGGGGACATGACCGAGGAGCAGACCCGCGACCGCCTGCGCCGCGAACTCGGTGTCGAGGATGACGAGCGCGTCGTCGACGTGGTGATTTCGGACATGGCGCCGAACATGACCGGCGAGTACGAACTCGACCACGCCCGCTCGGTCCACCTGGCCCGCACCGCCTTCGAGACGGCGCTGAAATATCTCAAACCCGACAGCGACTTCGTCGTGAAGGTGTTCCAAGGCCGGGACCTCGACGAGTTCCGCTCGGACGTCGAAGCGGAGTTCCAGTACGTCCGAACCATTGCGCCGCCGGCCTCGCGTGACGCCTCCAGTGAGGTCTATCTGGTCGGCAAGGGCTACACTGACGTCCCCGTGACCGAGGGCGACACGCTCACCGTCGACATCACCGACACCGGTGGCGAAGGCGACGGCATCGCGAAAGTCAAGGGCTACACGCTGTTCGTCGGCGGCGCGGAGAAGGGTGAGACGGTCGAGGTGACGGTGACGGACGTAAAGCCGAAGTTCGGCTTCGCCGAGCGAGTCGACTGA
- a CDS encoding hypothetical protein (KEGG: htu:Htur_2991 hypothetical protein), giving the protein MGGKDTEACGRCSMTSVVEMADGEGNSRDPFGEDRIEVDESDLRKASFPAVVLARVKGRLDEFATAVTYGHNR; this is encoded by the coding sequence ATGGGAGGAAAAGACACTGAGGCGTGTGGCCGGTGTAGCATGACCAGCGTCGTCGAGATGGCCGACGGCGAGGGGAACAGCCGTGACCCGTTTGGCGAGGACCGCATCGAAGTCGACGAATCCGACCTCCGGAAGGCCTCGTTCCCGGCGGTGGTACTCGCCCGAGTCAAAGGGCGCCTCGACGAGTTCGCGACCGCCGTCACCTACGGCCACAACCGGTAG
- a CDS encoding Cupin 2 conserved barrel domain protein (PFAM: Cupin 2, conserved barrel~KEGG: hma:rrnAC2598 hypothetical protein) produces the protein MGYQHMVAADIEPTPDRPSVQRAISDAVGLENVAVNRYEAEPGEALPLAYHYHDDQEELFYVLSGQLVVETPDGEYEVDADEVFVVEPDSPQYATAAEDADGTTQVLVVGAPRVDDVHPYEEAEE, from the coding sequence ATGGGCTACCAACACATGGTCGCCGCGGACATCGAGCCGACGCCGGATCGGCCGAGCGTTCAGCGGGCAATCAGTGACGCCGTCGGGCTGGAGAACGTGGCGGTGAACCGATACGAAGCCGAGCCGGGCGAGGCCCTCCCGTTGGCCTACCACTACCACGACGATCAGGAGGAGCTGTTCTACGTGCTCTCGGGACAGCTGGTCGTGGAGACGCCCGACGGAGAGTACGAGGTCGACGCCGACGAGGTTTTCGTAGTGGAGCCAGACAGTCCCCAGTACGCTACCGCCGCGGAGGACGCCGACGGGACGACCCAAGTGCTCGTCGTTGGCGCACCGCGTGTCGACGACGTCCACCCCTACGAGGAGGCCGAGGAATGA
- a CDS encoding hypothetical protein (KEGG: hbo:Hbor_02770 hypothetical protein), with translation MSASDPYENLKAAEENPDVPEWIDEYLDRVSDRLMFNYDLEKDFRAGGERFDLYGEMEMHHEKHFLHPVLSYGHHDNYEHVFANRAAHLDVAGFERLVDLGHDCVDGADLSDGAPMSAWTALTPGPRLNRRPPTSGPRSV, from the coding sequence ATGAGTGCGAGTGACCCCTACGAGAACCTCAAGGCGGCCGAAGAGAACCCCGACGTGCCCGAGTGGATAGACGAGTATCTCGACCGGGTGAGCGACCGGCTGATGTTCAACTACGACCTGGAGAAAGATTTCCGGGCGGGCGGGGAGCGCTTCGACCTCTACGGCGAGATGGAGATGCACCACGAGAAGCATTTCCTCCACCCCGTGCTGTCCTACGGCCACCACGACAACTACGAACACGTGTTCGCTAATCGAGCGGCGCACCTCGACGTGGCGGGGTTCGAGCGACTGGTCGACCTGGGCCACGATTGCGTTGATGGTGCTGACCTATCTGACGGTGCTCCGATGAGCGCCTGGACGGCGCTCACTCCCGGGCCGCGCCTGAACCGCCGACCACCAACGTCGGGACCGCGGTCAGTCTGA
- a CDS encoding UspA domain-containing protein (PFAM: UspA~KEGG: hla:Hlac_0570 UspA domain protein): MYQRILVPTDGSEPSEQAAEHAIDLAAAFDATVDALFVVEDAVGHWDMAVEKEEEAGERALDAIAVLGERHGVTVNRHLRRGRPAAEIVDAAAEYGADLIVMGTQGRTGFSRIATAGSTTERVVRLTAVPTLVVGGSGAARE, translated from the coding sequence ATGTACCAGCGCATCCTCGTCCCGACTGACGGGAGCGAACCGAGCGAGCAGGCGGCCGAACACGCCATCGACCTCGCCGCAGCGTTCGACGCCACGGTGGACGCGCTGTTCGTCGTCGAAGACGCGGTCGGGCACTGGGATATGGCCGTCGAGAAGGAGGAGGAGGCGGGCGAACGTGCGCTCGACGCCATCGCGGTGCTGGGGGAGCGCCATGGTGTGACCGTGAACCGCCACCTGCGTCGCGGCCGGCCGGCCGCCGAGATCGTCGACGCGGCGGCAGAGTATGGCGCGGACCTCATCGTGATGGGGACACAGGGCCGAACCGGTTTCTCCCGCATCGCGACTGCCGGCAGCACCACCGAGCGGGTGGTCAGACTGACCGCGGTCCCGACGTTGGTGGTCGGCGGTTCAGGCGCGGCCCGGGAGTGA
- a CDS encoding hypothetical protein (KEGG: hut:Huta_0119 hypothetical protein) — MTGFLAVLLTAGSLGVLLAVALRRRNEPAAVNIVAALLVTLTPAAVEFVLGPAVSFTSLLTYWIGGASVLHCLGMLGRYESVPGWDHLTHGISSALATALLYAGFLSVVGLDAAEAAAATVLTILGMSVLWEVAELVLREVGERRGIEPLLTNYGWRDTALDLLFDVVGAALVLALDVRVFVSVFETLPSG, encoded by the coding sequence ATGACCGGTTTTCTGGCAGTCCTCCTGACCGCCGGCTCCCTCGGGGTGTTGCTGGCGGTCGCGCTCCGCCGTAGGAACGAACCCGCCGCCGTCAACATCGTCGCCGCACTACTCGTCACGCTCACCCCTGCTGCCGTCGAGTTCGTGCTTGGGCCGGCGGTGTCGTTCACCTCGCTCCTGACCTACTGGATCGGCGGTGCGAGCGTGCTCCACTGTCTGGGGATGCTCGGCCGCTACGAGTCGGTCCCGGGGTGGGACCACCTCACCCACGGTATCTCGTCGGCGCTGGCGACGGCGCTGCTGTACGCCGGTTTCCTGTCGGTCGTTGGGCTGGATGCAGCCGAGGCCGCAGCGGCGACAGTACTGACCATTCTGGGTATGAGCGTCCTCTGGGAGGTTGCGGAGTTGGTGCTGCGGGAGGTCGGCGAGCGTCGCGGCATCGAGCCGCTGCTGACCAACTACGGCTGGCGCGACACGGCGCTGGACCTGCTGTTCGACGTGGTCGGGGCGGCGCTGGTGCTGGCGCTCGACGTTCGCGTGTTCGTTTCCGTCTTCGAGACGCTACCCTCGGGCTGA
- a CDS encoding Acetamidase/Formamidase (PFAM: Acetamidase/Formamidase~KEGG: hje:HacjB3_13965 formamidase), with the protein MPDRRVAVDDAPDPDFRLEATAENVHHSWDNAHEPVLTVEPGAVVEFDCRDVYNGQLPPDATVADLDAVESEGHPLTGPVFVEGAEPGDTLRVDLLAFEHEGWGVTVVPREERGGGLLPEEFPDPHVRGWEFVDDDGAVPHGPGQVARFVADDAPDVAVPVQPFPGNIGVAPGEAGSHDTMPPRNVGGNMDVKHLTVGSTLSLPVEVVGALFSIGDCHAAQGDGEVCINGIEAPMTVTARFSLADREVTAPQFETAGPFTPTGQDEQMYATTGIAPDLMDATKQAVSHMITHLHEQRGFSRADAYVLCSTAVDLKISEVVDAPNWTVTAYLPESVLAD; encoded by the coding sequence ATGCCTGATCGTCGCGTTGCCGTCGACGACGCTCCCGACCCGGACTTTCGCCTCGAAGCCACCGCCGAAAATGTCCACCACAGTTGGGACAACGCCCACGAACCGGTGCTCACCGTCGAGCCCGGTGCCGTGGTGGAGTTCGACTGCCGGGACGTCTACAATGGCCAACTCCCGCCCGACGCCACCGTCGCCGACCTTGACGCCGTCGAATCCGAGGGCCACCCCCTGACTGGGCCAGTCTTTGTCGAGGGTGCGGAGCCAGGGGACACGCTCCGCGTGGACCTACTCGCCTTCGAGCACGAGGGCTGGGGCGTGACTGTCGTGCCACGGGAAGAGCGCGGTGGCGGCCTGCTACCCGAGGAGTTTCCCGACCCCCACGTTCGCGGCTGGGAGTTCGTCGACGACGACGGAGCCGTCCCACACGGGCCCGGCCAGGTCGCCAGGTTCGTTGCCGACGATGCGCCGGACGTGGCTGTTCCAGTTCAGCCGTTCCCCGGAAACATCGGCGTTGCACCGGGCGAAGCGGGGAGTCATGACACCATGCCGCCCCGGAACGTCGGCGGGAACATGGACGTGAAACACCTCACCGTCGGGTCGACGCTTTCACTCCCGGTGGAGGTCGTCGGGGCGCTCTTTTCAATTGGAGATTGCCACGCCGCACAGGGCGACGGTGAGGTCTGTATCAACGGCATTGAGGCGCCGATGACCGTCACCGCGCGGTTCTCGCTGGCCGACCGTGAGGTGACAGCGCCGCAGTTCGAGACGGCCGGGCCGTTCACGCCTACGGGCCAAGATGAGCAGATGTACGCGACCACCGGAATCGCACCGGACCTGATGGACGCGACGAAGCAGGCGGTGAGTCACATGATTACGCATCTCCACGAGCAGCGAGGGTTCTCGCGGGCGGACGCGTACGTGCTCTGCTCGACGGCAGTTGACCTCAAAATCAGCGAAGTCGTGGATGCGCCCAACTGGACGGTGACAGCGTATCTGCCCGAATCGGTGCTCGCGGACTGA
- a CDS encoding Aryl-alcohol dehydrogenase (NADP(+)) (KEGG: hvo:HVO_B0376 probable oxidoreductase (aldo-keto reductase family protein)~PFAM: Aldo/keto reductase) gives MSDTDIGFVTFGDSGLHSSELQFGTWRFGRETAEGNLEIGEERAYELLDAYADAGGRYIDTADVYGGGDSERWIGNWLGERDRERYTVASKLYWQIRDGDPNSRGTNRKNIRHRVEASLERLDTDYLDVLYLHRWDEETPTRETMKTLNALVEEGKIHYLGASTYRPNGWRVAKANAIARAEGWEPFTVLQPRYNLVDREIEGEYLEMARNEGLAVCPWSPLGQGFLTGKYDREEGLTGESRASESTSFEESYLTEENFDAHDVLDAVAEEVDASPAQVALAWQLHRDGITAPIVGARTVEQLEENVAAVDIDLTEEQVERLTEAKGGPFAEL, from the coding sequence ATGAGTGACACCGACATCGGCTTCGTGACGTTCGGCGACAGCGGGCTCCACTCCAGTGAGCTCCAGTTCGGCACCTGGCGGTTCGGCCGTGAGACCGCCGAGGGCAACCTCGAAATCGGCGAGGAGCGCGCCTACGAGCTGCTCGACGCCTACGCCGACGCCGGCGGGCGCTACATCGACACCGCCGACGTCTATGGCGGCGGCGACAGTGAGCGCTGGATCGGGAACTGGCTGGGTGAGCGCGACCGCGAGCGCTACACAGTCGCCTCAAAACTCTACTGGCAGATTCGGGATGGCGACCCCAACAGCCGCGGGACCAACCGGAAGAACATCCGTCACCGCGTCGAGGCCAGCCTCGAACGGCTGGACACCGACTACCTCGACGTGCTCTACCTCCATCGCTGGGACGAGGAGACGCCCACCCGGGAGACGATGAAGACGCTGAACGCGCTGGTCGAGGAAGGAAAAATCCACTACCTGGGCGCCTCCACCTACCGCCCGAACGGATGGCGGGTCGCGAAGGCAAACGCCATCGCCCGGGCGGAGGGCTGGGAGCCATTCACCGTGCTCCAGCCGCGCTACAACCTCGTCGACCGGGAAATCGAAGGAGAGTACCTGGAGATGGCCCGCAACGAGGGGCTGGCGGTCTGCCCGTGGAGCCCGCTCGGCCAAGGGTTCCTGACCGGCAAGTACGACCGTGAAGAGGGGCTGACCGGCGAGTCCCGGGCATCAGAGTCCACCAGCTTCGAGGAGTCCTACCTCACCGAGGAGAACTTCGACGCCCACGATGTGCTCGACGCGGTGGCCGAGGAAGTCGACGCCAGCCCCGCACAGGTCGCGCTTGCGTGGCAGCTCCACCGTGACGGCATCACCGCGCCCATCGTCGGCGCTCGGACCGTCGAACAGCTGGAGGAGAACGTCGCTGCCGTGGACATCGACCTGACCGAGGAGCAGGTCGAGCGGCTGACCGAGGCGAAGGGCGGGCCGTTTGCGGAGTTATGA
- a CDS encoding Threonine aldolase (KEGG: hje:HacjB3_01035 threonine aldolase~PFAM: Aromatic amino acid beta-eliminating lyase/threonine aldolase) — protein MVVDLRSDTVTKPSEAMREAARTADVGDDVYQDDPSVNELECRAADVLGKDAALFVPTGTMGNHVAIRTHTDRGQELLCDQHAHAIKWELGGAAQLSGLQTRPIDFGDAAVPTPEQVEDAIVGEDLHKAGTGLFCLENTHNYRGGVAVPKETIDAAAKAASAHDVPVHLDGARLFNAAAALDTDAAELVEHVDSVMFCLSKGLGAPVGSMVVGSQSFIDDARRNRKLFGGGMRQAGIIAAPGLLALEDRAHLEADHERADRLADALDGLSGVEVGEPDTNIVVADVSGTGHSAEAFVDEIERHGVLAVPFSETTVRFTTNWDVGDEDIESAIDSVRTALSQD, from the coding sequence ATGGTCGTAGACCTCCGTTCTGACACCGTTACCAAACCCTCGGAGGCGATGCGCGAGGCCGCTCGCACCGCCGACGTGGGCGACGACGTCTACCAAGACGACCCGAGCGTCAACGAACTCGAGTGCCGTGCCGCTGACGTGCTGGGGAAGGACGCAGCGCTGTTCGTCCCGACGGGGACGATGGGCAACCACGTCGCCATCCGCACCCACACCGACCGCGGGCAGGAACTGCTCTGTGACCAGCACGCCCACGCCATCAAGTGGGAGCTGGGCGGTGCCGCCCAACTCAGCGGCCTCCAAACCCGACCCATCGACTTCGGCGACGCAGCCGTCCCGACGCCCGAACAGGTCGAAGACGCTATCGTCGGCGAGGACCTCCACAAAGCCGGCACTGGACTGTTCTGTCTGGAGAACACCCACAACTACCGCGGCGGCGTCGCGGTCCCCAAGGAGACAATCGACGCCGCGGCAAAGGCCGCGAGCGCCCACGACGTGCCGGTCCACCTCGACGGCGCGCGGCTGTTCAACGCCGCGGCCGCCCTCGACACCGACGCCGCCGAACTTGTCGAGCACGTCGACTCCGTGATGTTCTGTCTCTCGAAGGGGCTTGGGGCCCCCGTCGGCTCGATGGTTGTCGGCAGTCAGTCGTTCATCGACGACGCCCGTCGCAACCGCAAGCTGTTCGGCGGCGGCATGCGCCAGGCCGGTATCATCGCCGCGCCGGGGCTGCTGGCCCTGGAGGACCGCGCCCACCTCGAAGCCGACCACGAGCGTGCGGACCGCCTCGCGGACGCACTCGACGGCCTCTCCGGTGTCGAGGTTGGTGAACCAGACACGAACATCGTCGTCGCTGACGTCTCCGGAACGGGCCACTCTGCGGAGGCGTTCGTCGACGAAATCGAACGCCACGGTGTGCTCGCGGTTCCGTTCAGCGAGACAACTGTCCGCTTCACCACCAACTGGGACGTCGGTGACGAGGATATCGAGAGCGCCATCGACTCCGTTCGGACCGCGCTCTCGCAGGATTAG